The following coding sequences lie in one Spinacia oleracea cultivar Varoflay chromosome 1, BTI_SOV_V1, whole genome shotgun sequence genomic window:
- the LOC130465508 gene encoding uncharacterized protein has protein sequence MPSELAGQFSEEQLATARAVMAALSALKPARKANTEPVPRTVVHQTAETPVGEKRKRLPIRNLFGEQILVQQEQHPNTNQAIALRSRPEPMVIEETREAPQRYASRRYTIQPANSPLCADILEEPMEKLKFPLCKYDGSTDPEVHCNTFEQHMMLYTDSDAMWCKIFPSTLLGVASGWYKGLPKGSVYNYRQLETEFMLRFISRQQRKKTSGELMAVTQRSGESLRDYLTRFNNESTSIPNLQQEIAVVALMRGMNHCEFKKYLGRKSFTDLGSALIKAHEYIKSDELMTIPNHYQSAQTRNAAPRPVQPAQQNQNRGFRKDEQRKDPRGRDYQKQSTSIYPTFHEYTPLNAPRAAIYNVNKNENWKRPPPMSDKPRPQSKYCAFHDDCGHYTENCRDLKDNIEDMIRRGYLTQYKARQNNNNQQNSNWQSNNTNNRLPSTQTPLRIEQKAPETSRNGEVRNSGQKGPTVWVISGGPCHGGTISGAGRSLGEHRHLVNYHSTIKWPATQVMPNISFTPDDCRGIIYPHDDPLVLGLEIANFPVKRILVDGGSSANIIFWEAFVQLKIDEKELTRVNYPVIGFSGATVFPEGSIRLPVQIGEGRAARDLMVDFLVIKVPAAYNVIVGRPFIHDAQAVVSTYHLTMIYMSNFEKAERIRGSQDSARACYLTALKTPGRLTPSRNIAREAAAKRPAKGQAPRLGGESSLLPKKVKRQKMESPTIESIEKGTSLPRVEAGGRSEEVELIEGETGRTVKLGTDIDPQLRVNMIGLLREHADVFAFSADEMPGISSEVIEHRLNVDRAVRPVKQKKRNFSTEKNQAIQEEVEKLLAAGFIEPCDYPEWLANVVMVKKSNGSWRMCVDFTNLNRACPKDCYPLPRIDRLVDSTSGHALLSFLDAFSGYHQVSLAKADRKKAAFITEGGVFCYKAMPFGLKNAGATYQKLVDRVFANQKGRNIEVYVDDSIVKSKLETDHLDDLRETFETLRRYQMKLNPKKCVFGVKSGKFLGFLVSERGIDANPDKVEAILSLPQPKSIKDVQRLTGRMAALTRFVSKSADRSIPFFNTLKQNGKFRWGETEERAFEKVKEHLRALPTIARPEEGDKLQLYVSASAQTVAAVLISEKDKVQQPIYFVSHILNPAEARYSLIEKVAYAVLIAARKLRPYFDAHTIQILTNFPLEKALQKMDTAGRLLRWAIELSEYDLEFHPRNAIKAQALADFVVEASYQEEETKAESWKVSVDGSAAQSGAGAGVVMISPTGDKFEYAIRFTFAASNNEAEYEAAIAGVQLCLLADAKRIVMTTDSQLVANQFSGEYETKEPSMRRYQEKLKTLTTKLEAFDIELVPRALNTAADSLAKLASSKTIELSRSVMIEIMHRRSTEEKGKEIMVITANKEWYDDIWAYKTTGVLPADIREAKKIKKDICWYVIYQGQIYKRAFSLPLLRCLTAYESARLIEEMHEGICGNHVGGKTLALICQRQGYYWPTMLEDAQSYVKKCEKCQLFAPVIRMPANDLMPILNPIPFAQWGMDIVGPFTTASGGRKFLIVAVDYFTKWIEAEPVAKITANQVRKFIWKNIITRFGIPTAIVFDHGCQFDCEPIRAFLADYRIKFAYASVVHPQSNGQAEAANKQILVALKKKLDEFKGKWADTVPEVLWGNRTTVKEATGESPFKLCFGSEAVIPAEVALPTFRIQHYEEQGNDSLLRHQLDFLPEVRLQAEIRSAAYKNRMSRAYNKRVKHRKLEVGDLVLRRTAATGKAQKQGKLTANWEGPYQIWEEVVAGSYRLMEMNGTPLKNSWNADTLRKFHV, from the coding sequence ATGCCGTCTGAACTCGCCGGTCAGTTCTCGGAGGAACAGTTGGCTACAGCAAGAGCGGTGATGGCCGCGTTGTCGGCCTTGAAGCCAGCAAGAAAGGCAAACACAGAACCTGTACCCAGGACAGTCGTACACCAGACTGCAGAAACACCAGTCGGCGAAAAACGGAAGAGATTGCCGATAAGAAACCTATTCGGAGAACAGATCCTAGTGCAACAAGAACAGCACCCAAATACAAACCAGGCGATTGCTCTGCGCAGTCGGCCGGAACCCATGGTCATCGAAGAGACAAGAGAAGCACCCCAGAGATACGCGTCGCGCCGTTACACCATCCAACCTGCAAACTCCCCCCTGTGCGCGGACATTCTGGAGGAACCAATGGAGAAATTGAAGTTCCCACTCTGCAAGTACGACGGATCCACAGATCCGGAGGTCCACTGCAACACATTTGAGCAACATATGATGTTGTATACAGATTCCGACGCCATGTGGTGCAAGATATTTCCCTCAACGCTGCTGGGAGTGGCATCCGGCTGGTATAAGGGACTACCAAAGGGGTCGGTATATAATTACCGACAGTTAGAAACAGAGTTCATGCTACGGTTCATCAGCCGGCAGCAGAGAAAGAAAACGTCGGGAGAGCTGATGGCAGTCACCCAGAGAAGCGGAGAATCCTTAAGAGATTACCTCACCAGATTCAACAACGAGTCCACcagcataccaaacttgcagcaaGAGATAGCTGTGGTGGCCCTGATGAGAGGAATGAACCACTGCGAGTTCAAAAAATACTTGGGAAGAAAATCCTTCACCGATTTGGGAAGCGCACTGATAAAGGCCCACGAATACATCAAAAGCGACGAGCTGATGACAATCCCAAATCACTATCAGTCGGCACAGACCAGAAATGCCGCACCAAGGCCGGTTCAGCCGGCGCAGCAGAATCAGAACAGGGGGTTCAGAAAGGATGAACAGAGGAAAGACCCAAGAGGGAGGGATTACCAGAAACAATCAACCAGCATATACCCCACATTCCACGAATACACTCCATTGAACGCCCCAAGAGCCGCAATTTACAATGTCAACAAGAACGAAAACTGGAAGAGGCCTCCACCAATGAGCGACAAACCCCGACCACAGTCGAAGTACTGTGCATTCCATGATGACTGTGGACACTATACGGAAAACTGCAGAGATTTGAAGGATAACATCGAGGATATGATCAGGAGAGGCTATCTGACACAATATAAAGCCCGacagaacaacaacaaccaacagAATAGCAATTGGCAAAGCAATAACACAAACAACAGATTACCATCCACCCAAACACCGCTCCGAATAGAGCAGAAAGCACCAGAAACCAGTCGGAATGGGGAGGTTAGAAACAGTGGCCAGAAGGGGCCGACAGTATGggtcatatctggaggaccgTGCCATGGGGGAACAATCAGTGGAGCCGGCAGAAGTCTGGGCGAACACCGCCACCTGGTAAACTACCACAGCACCATAAAATGGCCGGCAACCCAAGTCATGCCAAATATTTCATTCACCCCAGACGACTGTCGCGGAATTATATACCCTCACGACGATCCACTGGTTTTGGGCCTCGAAATAGCAAACTTCCCAGTGAAACGAATACTGGTGGATGGAGGGAGTTCAGCGAACATTATCTTTTGGGAAGCCTTCGTTCAGCTGAAAATAGACGAGAAAGAACTCACACGAGTCAACTATCCTGTGATAGGATTCTCCGGAGCCACAGTCTTCCCGGAAGGTAGCATCAGGCTACCAGTGCAGATTGGAGAAGGTAGAGCCGCAAGGGACCTAATGGTAGACTTCTTAGTAATCAAAGTGCCTGCTGCATACAACGTAATAGTGGGCCGGCCATTCATCCACGATGCACAAGCAGTGGTATCAACATACCATCTAACTATGATATACATGTCTAACTTTGAGAAGGCTGAAAGAATCCGAGGCAGTCAAGATTCAGCAAGAGCATGCTACTTAACGGCATTAAAAACACCAGGCCGACTGACCCCATCCAGGAATATAGCGAGAGAGGCAGCAGCGAAAAGACCGGCAAAGGGTCAAGCCCCAAGATTGGGGGGCGAGTCATCTCTTTTGCCCAAGAAGGTGAAAAGGCAGAAAATGGAGTCACCCACAATCGAAAGCATCGAAAAGGGGACTTCTCTACCTAGGGTAGAGGCCGGAGGAAGGTCAGAAGAAGTCGAGCTGATAGAAGGAGAAACTGGCAGAACAGTAAAATTAGGAACCGACATTGACCCCCAGTTGCGGGTAAACATGATCGGTCTGTTGAGAGAACATGCGGATGTGTTCGCATTTTCCGCAGACGAAATGCCCGGTATAAGCTCGGAGGTAATCGAGCACCGACTGAATGTCGACAGAGCAGTCAGGCCGGTaaagcaaaagaaaagaaacttctcaacagaaaaaaatcaagcaatACAGGAAGAGGTAGAAAAGTTGTTGGCAGCAGGATTTATTGAACCATGCGACTACCCGGAGTGGTTGGCCAACGTCGTAATGGTTAAGAAGTCAAACGGCTCGtggagaatgtgcgtagatttcacaaACCTTAATAGAGCATGCCCAAAAGACTGCTACCCACTGCCAAGAATCGATAGGCTAGTCGACTCCACATCTGGCCACGCGCTGCTCAGCTTCCTTGACGCATTCTCCGGGTACCACCAAGTCAGCCTCGCAAAGGCCGACAGGAAAAAGGCAGCATTCATCACTGAGGGGGGAGTATTCTGTTACAAGGctatgccgtttgggttaaagaacGCTGGGGCAACGTACCAAAAACTGGTCGACAGAGTGTTCGCAAACCAAAAAGGCCGCAACATTGAAGTATACGTCGACGACTCCATAGTGAAAAGCAAATTGGAGACCGATCATTTAGATGACCTCAGGGAAACGTTTGAAACTCTGCGCCGTTACCAAATGAAACTAAACCCCAAGAAATGTGTGTTCGGAGTGAAATCGGGGAAATTCTTGGGTTTCCTTGTCAGCGAGAGAGGCATAGACGCAAACCCAGATAAGGTAGAAGCGATACTCAGTCTGCCTCAACCAAAAAGCATCAAAGATGTACAAAGGCTGACAGGAAGAATGGCGGCTCTGACAAGATTTGTTAGCAAATCAGCCGACAGGTCGATTCCATTTTTTAACACTCTTAAGCAGAACGGAAAATTCCGGTGGGGGGAAACCGAGGAAAGGGCCTTCGAGAAGGTAAAAGAACATCTTCGTGCTTTACCGACGATAGCCAGGCCGGAAGAGGGCGACAAGCTACAATTATATGTGTCCGCTTCAGCCCAAACCGTTGCTGCCGTACTAATCAGTGAAAAAGACAAAGTCCAGCAGCCGAtatactttgtcagccacattTTGAATCCGGCAGAAGCAAGATACTCGCTGATAGAGAAAGTGGCCTATGCAGTCCTGATAGCCGCCAGAAAGCTCAGACCATATTTTGACGCACATACCATACAAATTCTGACGAACTTTCCACTAGAGAAGGCTTTGCAAAAAATGGATACAGCCGGCAGGCTGTTGcgatgggcaatagagctgtcgGAGTACGATCTTGAGTTTCACCCGCGCAATGCAATAAAAGCACAAGCTTTGGCTGACTTCGTAGTTGAAGCATCCTATCAAGAAGAGGAAACCAAAGCAGAATCCTGGAAAGTATCAGTAGACGGTTCAGCCGCTCAGTCGGGAGCGGGAGCCGGCGTTGTCATGATCTCTCCGACAGGAGATAAGTTCGAATACGCAATCAGATTCACTTTCGCAGCTtcgaacaacgaagcagaatatgaagcagccATTGCAGGGGTACAGCTATGCTTGTTGGCAGATGCCAAGAGGATAGTAATGACAACGGATTCTCAGTTGGTGGCAAATCAGTTTTCGGGAGAGTATGAAACAAAAGAGCCGTCAATGCGGCGGTATCAAGAAAAACTGAAGACGCTGACAACGAAATTAGAAGCTTTTGACATCGAATTGGTCCCCAGAGCGTTGAACACTGCCGCAGACAGCCTAGCGAAACTGGCCAGTTCGAAAACAATCGAGCTCAGTCGATCAGTAATGATAGAAATCATGCACAGAAGGAGTACagaggaaaaaggaaaggaaataatGGTCATCACGGCAAACAAAGAGTGGTACGATGATATCTGGGCGTACAAGACGACTGGAGTTCTCCCGGCCGATATCAGGGAGGcaaagaaaatcaaaaaagaCATCTGCTGGTATGTTATATATCAGGGGCAAATCTATAAAAGAGCCTTCAGCCTCCCCCTGCTGCGGTGTTTGACGGCATACGAATCCGCAAGGTTAATCGAAGAAATGCATGAAGGAATATGCGGAAACCATGTAGGAGGAAAAACACTTGCTTTGATCTGCCAAAGACAAGGTTACTACTGGCCAACCATGCTGGAGGACGCACAGAGCTACGTCAAGAAATGCGAAAAATGCCAGCTATTTGCCCCAGTAATACGTATGCCAGCAAACGACTTGATGCCCATTTTGAATCCAATCCCATTCGCCCAGTGGGGAATGGATATCGTGGGACCCTTCACAACAGCCTCAGGAGGCAGGAAGTTCTTGATTGTTGCCGTCGATTACTTCACAAAATGGATTGAGGCCGAGCCGGTAGCAAAAATAACAGCCAACCAGGTACGAAagttcatctggaaaaacatcataACAAGATTTGGAATACCGACAGCAATAGTATTCGACCACGGATGCCAGTTCGACTGCGAACCTATACGAGCATTCTTGGCAGACTACCGGATCAAATTCGCATATGCCTCAGTCGTCCACCCGcagagcaacgggcaagccgaggcCGCAAACAAACAAATACTCGTAGCCCTTAAGAAAAAGTTGGATGAGTTCAAGGGCAAGTGGGCAGACACAGTCCCAGAGGTTCTATGGGGTAACAGAACGACGGTTAAAGAAGCAACAGGAGAGAGTCCTTTCAAACTGTGTTTCGGATCAGAAGCAGTCATACCGGCTGAAGTAGCACTACCCACCTTTCGCATCCAGCATTATGAAGAACAGGGAAACGACAGCTTACTCAGACACCAGCTTGATTTCCTACCAGAGGTCAGACTGCAGGCGGAAATTAGGTCGGCCGCATACAAAAACAGAATGAGCAGGGCCTACAACAAGCGAGTAAAACATAGGAAGCTGGAGGTAGGCGACCTTGTACTCCGCCGGACGGCAGCAACCGGCAAAGCTCAAAAACAAGGAAAACTGACTGCAAATTGGGAAGGGCCCTACCAGATATGGGAAGAAGTGGTAGCTGGATCATACAGACTAATGGAGATGAATGGAACACCGCTGAAGAACTCATGGAACGCAGATACTTTAAGAAAATTCCATGTGTAA